A single genomic interval of Gavia stellata isolate bGavSte3 chromosome 31, bGavSte3.hap2, whole genome shotgun sequence harbors:
- the FAM136A gene encoding protein FAM136A, translating to MAEAAQGRVQAAVESAVQGLERDRIRGMQGAMFRCSARCCEDAAASMQQVQRCIERCHAPLAQAQAIVTAELERFQDRLSRCTLHCNDKAKDALEAGGTEARVRGQLDACLAACGDDHLRLVPAMAKKMQDSLAALQQ from the exons ATGGCGGAGGCGGCGCAGGGCCGGGTGCAGGCGGCGGTGGAGAGCGCGGTGCAGGGGCTGGAGCGGGACCGCATCCGCGGAATGCag GGCGCCATGTTCCGGTGCAGCGCGCGGTGCTGCGAGGACGCCGCGGCCTCCATGCAGCAAGTGCAGCGATGCATCGAGCGCTGCCACGCGCCCCTGGCGCAAGCCCAGGCCATCGTCACCGCCGAGCTGGAGCGCTTCCAG GACCGCCTGAGCCGCTGCACGCTGCACTGCAACGACAAGGCGAAGGACGCGCTGGAGGCGGGGGGCACGGAGGCGCGGGTGCGCGGCCAGCTCGACGCCTGCCTGGCCGCCTGCGGCGACGACCACCTGCGCCTCGTCCCCGCCATGGCCAAGAAGATGCAGGACAGCCTGGCCGCCCTCCAGCAGTAg
- the TGFA gene encoding protransforming growth factor alpha, with product MPGGAAAALAMGVLLAACHALENTTAAWSGPPVAAAVRSHFNDCPDSHSQFCFHGTCRFLVQEDKPACVCHSGYVGTRCEHADLLAVVAANQKKQTITALVVVSVVASVLLIGVCVLIHCCRLRKRCRWCRAPVGGPEKPGGLLKGGTSCCHAETGV from the exons GTGTGCTGCTCGCCGCGTGCCACGCGTTGGAGAACACCACGGCGGCCTGGAGCG gcccGCCGGTGGCGGCGGCGGTGAGGTCCCACTTCAACGACTGTCCCGACTCTCACAGCCAGTTCTGCTTCCACGGCACCTGCCGGTTCCTGGTCCAGGAGGACAAGCCGGCGTGCGT GTGCCATTCGGGGTACGTGGGGACGCGGTGCGAGCACGCCGACCTGCTGGCCGTGGTGGCCGCCAACCAGAAGAAGCAGACCATCACCGCCTTGGTGGTGGTGTCGGTGGTGGCCTCCGTGCTGCTCATCGGCGTCTGCGTGCTCATACA CTGCTGCCGGCTGCGGAAGCGCTGCCGGTGGTGCCGGGCACCCGTCGGCGGCCCGGAGAAGCCGGGTGGGCTCCTGAAAGGCGGCACCTCCTGCTGCCACGCCGAGACGG GGGTCTGA
- the PCYOX1 gene encoding prenylcysteine oxidase 1 has protein sequence MPALRLLLLLAALCPPVPGRRPQRGAPGKIAVVGGGIGGAAAAYFLREKFGRSVRLEVLERAAVGGRLATLEVEGAGYEAGGAVLHPLNLHMKHFVKELGLSVAPARGSLVGIYNGEEFVFEESSWYLLNLLKLLWRYGLNPLRMYMWVEDVLDKFMRIYRYQTHDYAFSSNERLLHALGGNDFARMLNQTIDEAMQKAGFSHKFINEVVCPAMRVNYGQGVNINGFVGAVSLAGVESGLWSVKGGNKLVCSGLIYASKAEVIPGTVLSIEPKIRPRPTGETVKLYQVTYNTTAGLTGDTYDIVVIAAPLSRKMANITFKNFEPPVPEFPNPYHQTVTTLVHGRLNASFFGYRDPSAFHFGAIFTTENPKLFINSLGVVSPVEDVGGEGKLPLQSAVWKVFSKEVLTKEQLRLLFSSYDSVKVKKWLAYPHYSPPEKCPPVILHDQIYYLNGIERAASAMEMSAIAAKNAALLAYHRWYGNTDRIDQEDLHEKLKTEL, from the exons ATGCCGGCCCTGcgcctcctcctgctcctcgcCGCTCTCTGCCCGCCCGTCCCGGGCCGCCGCCCGCAGCGCGGGGCCCCCGGCAAGATCG CCGTGGTCGGCGGCGGGATCGGGGGCGCGGCCGCCGCCTACTTCCTGAGGGAGAAGTTCGGGAGGAGCGTgcggctggaggtgctggagagggCGGCGGTGGGGGGCCGGCTGGCCACGCTGGAGGTGGAGGGGGCCGGCTACGAGGCGGGGGGGGCCGTCCTGCACCCCCTCAACCTGCACATGAAGCACTTCGTCAAGGAGCTGG GCCTCTCGGTTGCCCCAGCGCGCGGCAGCCTCGTAGGCATTTATAACGGGGAGGAGTTTGTCTTCGAGGAGAGCAGCTGGTACCTCCTCAACCTTCTCAAGCTCCTCTGGCGCTATGGGCTCAACCCCCTGCGAATGTACATGTGGGTGGAGGACGTCCTGGACAAGTTCATGCG GATCTATCGCTACCAGACGCACGACTACGCCTTCAGCAGTAACGAGCGCCTGCTTCACGCCCTCGGAGGGAACGACTTCGCCCGGATGCTGAACCAAACCATCGATGAAGCCATGCAGAAAGCCGGCTTCTCCCATAAGTTCATAAATGAGGTGGTTTGTCCGGCCATGAGAGTTAATTACGGCCAAGGCGTCAACATCAACGGTTTCGTAG GTGCTGTTTCTCTGGCAGGGGTAGAATCGGGCCTCTGGTCAGTAAAAGGGGGGAACAAACTTGTCTGCAGTGGCCTTATCTACGCCTCCAAAGCTGAAGTTATCCCGGGTACGGTTTTGTCTATAGAGCCAAAAATCAGACCCAGACCCACAG GGGAGACCGTGAAGCTCTACCAGGTCACTTACAACACTACGGCGGGACTAACGGGGGATACGTACGACATCGTTGTCATCGCTGCTCCGCTGAGCCGCAAAATGGCCAACATCACCTTCAAGAACTTCGAGCCTCCCGTCCCGGAGTTCCCAAACCCTTACCACCAGACCGTCACGACGTTAGTGCACGGACGATTAAACGCCTCCTTCTTTGGTTACCGGGACCCATCCGCCTTTCATTTCGGTGCCATCTTCACTACGGAGAATCCCAAACTCTTCATCAATAGCCTGGGGGTGGTGTCTCCTGTGGAAGACGTAGGCGGAGAAGGAAAGCTGCCCTTGCAGTCGGCCGTCTGGAAGGTGTTTTCAAAGGAGGTGCTCACCAAAGAGCAGCTTCgtttgcttttctcctcctaCGACTCCGTCAAAGTGAAGAAGTGGTTGGCGTACCCCCACTACAGCCCCCCGGAAAAATGCCCTCCCGTCATCCTCCACGACCAAATCTACTACCTGAACGGCATCGAGCGAGCCGCCAGCGCCATGGAGATGAGCGCCATCGCGGCCAAAAACGCCGCCCTGCTCGCTTACCACCGCTGGTACGGGAACACCGACAGGATCGACCAGGAAGACTTGCACGAGAAGCTGAAAACGGAGCTTTGA